Below is a genomic region from Aquila chrysaetos chrysaetos chromosome 13, bAquChr1.4, whole genome shotgun sequence.
gtgggggggggagaggggcaaaTAAACCATCCTGGAGGTGGGCAGCGTGGGACAGGGATGGGCAGGGATGGGACGGGGGGGtaccagggatggggcagggatggggatggggagtaccagggatggggctggggagtaccggggatggggcagggatgggacagGGGGTACCAAGGATGGGACAAGGatgggcagggatggggctggggagtACCAGAGATGGGGCAGGGGATACCAGCGatggggcagggatgggacagGGGGTACCAAGGATGGGGCAGGGGGTACCAGTGCTGGGCAGGGCCGTACCGGAGCCAGGCGGGGGGGTTCCAgggccggggggctgccccTCGccgtggggctggcagcagtACTGCCCCAGGCTCCGCACGCAAGCCTGCCCCACCTCGGGCCGGTACCCAAAATCCCGCGTGTCCGTCACCCGCAGCCGGATGGGGGGCACGTATTCCTCCTCCGCCGGCAGGTGCTGGGGCCGAGCCGTGCTGTCACCCCGGGGTGCCAGcggcagcacccatgggtggggTGGTCCCCCCCATCCATCCCCCCCATCCTCACCAGCATGAGCAGGAAGGCGTTGATGGGGAAATTGGGGTTGGCGGCGAGGTCGGTGATGGTGGGGGTCCGCAGGGTCCGGCCCCCGCACTGCACCTCCAGGCTGGGTGCCTGCACGCCACTGCgcagcccccgcagcccccatGCCagcacctggggggggggcacccagcagCCGTCACCCGCTCTGGGGTGCCCTGAGTGCTCCGGGGTCACCTCAAATGGGCTGGATGCCTGGTGGGATGCTGAAGGTGCCCGTCCCCATCCtcgtccctgtccccatctccGTCCCCATCCTGTCCTCCTCTTGTCTCCGTCCCTCTGTGCCTGTCCCCATCTTCAtccctgtccttgtccctgTCCCGTCTCCATCCCCTTCttcatccctgtccccatccctgacCTCATCCCCAGCCTGTCTTCATCctcgtccccatccctgtccttGTTCCCATCCCATGCCCAGGACGTTCATCattgtccccatccctgtccccagcctggtTGCCTCCCAGTCTCCATCTTGGACctcgtccccatccctgtccccatcctgtTCCCATCCCATTCCCCATCCCAGACCTTGTCCGCCCTGTCTTCACCCCTGTTCCAATCCATGTCCTTGTCCCCAGccacccctgtccccatccctccccctgtccttgtccccatcccatccccttcttcatccctgtccctgtccccagcctgtccccctccccgtccccaccCGGGGTCCCCGGGTCTCACCTCCAGTGCCACCAGCCGCAGGAGGGGCCGGATGCCCAGGGGGACGCTGAAGACCCCCTGCCTCCACGGAGGGGTGCTGAGCTGTGCCAAGGACCCATCCTGCCGGGGACGACGATGACGATGGGACCCCATCACCTGGGTGCCCTCCGTGCCACCCTCCTCACCAGCCCCTCACCTCGGCGTCGTGCAGCAGCTCAAAGGCGGCCAGCAGCTCCCCGgccggcccccccggcccccccaggGAGTAACGCCGAAGCCGGGGGGGCCGCCGGCGTCCCACGTCCAGCCAAACATCTGGGGTGCACACACTCCTCCCCAGGAAACCACCGGCACCCTGCGAGGCATTGCTTGGGCACgggggctgccccccacccacAGGTGCCCCCCACCCGTAGGTGCCGTACCCCTCCGTCCTGGTCGAAGACCTCCACCACCACAGCGGGGGGCTCATCCCGGACACCCCGGGGGTCCCCGTACAGCAGCACCCGGTGAAAAAGCAGCGTTTGGTCCCAGAGTGGGTCCAGGGTGCCGGGCAGCACCCGGGTGCTCTGGCTGACGTGCACGAAGGAGACGTGGGCGACGGGGTCTGGGTGACAGGGACGCCGTCAGCACCCCGGGGTGCCCACCGgggtgggggccggggggccgcgggggggTCCCACCTGCGGTGGCCTTGGTGCCGTGGGGTGCCAGCTCCAGCGCCTGGAAGATGTAGCAGCGGAGCTGGAAGAAGTTGGGTCCTGCGGGAGAGGCAGGGGCTGGTTGGGGGGACCtggcacccccccccctccagcctgtccccgtgtcccccggGACTCACGCTGGAAGGTGCAGAGGATGAGGGGCACGGGCTGCTGCGGGGGGGTCCGGATCGAGCCCCGCGACTGCCGCTCTGCCGCAGCCGGCTTGTCCTCCTCGGCCGGGTCCTCCGTGCCCTGCGGTGGGATGGGatgtggggtggtggtgggggaggTCCCCTTAACCCTGCTGTCCCCCGGCTCTGCGTCCTGCTGTCCCATGTCCTACTGCCCCAGCATCACTCCACCTCCACATCACTCCATCCATCCCTCCgtccctccatccctctccatccctccatccctccatccctctccctccatccctccgtCTTTGTCCCTCCACCCCTgtatccctccctccctctgtcccccatccctccACACCCCCCCTtacccccaggaccccccccaatcctccccccagctgcccccctaCCTACCAGGGAGCCCTCCAGGAGGAAGAGGGGTGCCACGGGCGAGGGCTGCGTGGGCACCATGTGCCGGTGCCAGCAACGCCGCCGGCACACGTCGCCCGCCCGGGGCTGGAGATGGAAGCGGCAGCCCCAGAGGGATCCGTACTCCCAGGCctcggcccccgccgccgcctcggggCTGTGCTGCGGGGACACGGGGCACGCAGGGGacagtggggcagggggacaaCGTGGCGTGGCGGGAGGGCATGGACAGGGCTGCTCACACCAGTGCACGGGTGGGCCAACGCCTTTCCCTGCCATCTCCATCCCTGTCACCCCCATCCCTGCCATCTCCATCCCGGCCACCCCTGTCCCTGTCACCTCCATCCCTGCCACTCCCGTCCCTGTCACCCCCCATCCCTGTCACCCCTCCATCCCTGTCACCCCCATCCCTGTcacccccatccctgccaccTCCGTCCCTGCCACCCCCATCCCTGTCaccccccatccctgccacccccaTCCCTGTCaccccccatccctgccaccTCTGTCCCTGTCACCCCCATCCCTGTCACGCCCCATCCCTGCCACCTCTGTCCCTGTcacccccatccctgccacccACATCCCTGTCACCCCCCCTGTCACCCCCCATCCCTGTcacccccatccctgccaccTCCGTCCCTGTCACCCCATGCCTGTCATCTCCATCCCTGccaccccatccctgccaccCATATCCCTGCCACCCACATCCCTGTCACCCCATGCCTGTCATCTccatccctgccacccccaTCCCCGCcacccccatccctgccacccccttccccaccgccctctccctgtccccaccgCCCCGACCAGCCGGAGGAAGGCGGCCACATCCTGCTCCCGTCCCTGGGCGCCGGGGTCCCTGCGGCGGGTGCGCAGCCAGCGCCGACGCCGGTGCGTGTGGTACGTCTTCTCGACGGCGTGCCACGccggcggggggctgccgggggccgCGCTCACCCCGTACTCCCAACCTGCGGCACACGGGTGTCCTCGCCGCCGCCACCACCCGACCACCTACCCACCCACCCCGGGGTGCCCGGAGGGGACACCCACTCACCGGCCTCATCCACGGCCCCCGTCACGTCCGCCCGCCAGCCGTCGGTGACGTGCCAACCTTGGGGACACGCCACCTCGTCCTTCGGCGGCACCGCCGCGCCGCTCTGCAAAGCCGGGCGAGAGCTGAGCCCTGACGCGCTCGTGTCATCCCACCGACGGcttcctccccgccgccccccacGCCACCGCCCGCTCACCGCGTCGGTGCTGGCCGCGGCGGCGGGTGCCCACTCCCCGCCGAGCCGCCGGCTCTCGTTCTCGTAGACCTCCTCCAGCACCTCGCCCACGTTGGTCTCCGTGTCCAGCAGCAACCTGGGGACGAGGGGACAACGCCGGCGTCACCCTCCCCGAGGTCCCCGAGGTGGCGGGGCGGGTGTCACCGACCCGTCCCACGGCACTCACCGCCGCTGGGGCTCCGCGGTCCAGGGTCCGTCCCAACGCCAGCCCTTGGGGGGACGGATCTTGTGGCGGGGGAGCCCCGCTTTGCCGGCGCTGTCGGAGAAGCCGGGGCGCCCCAGCAATCCCCGGGAACCCCACTTGCCCAACAGCTTGGTCTGGTTTTCATACTGGGggagggacacacacacacacacacacacacggggTTGAGGGGGGCTGGTTgtgtatgtgtgcgtgtgtcATCGCTGCGATGAGTTGTGTCCGGTCTCAGCCCGCCGGTATCTCTCTGGCCCTAGGGCTCACCGTCTCGGCGTAGACGCGCAGGGTGCCCTCGAGGTGCCGTGGCAGGTCCCCGCTGTCGGCCACCCGTCCCAGCCACAGACGGAGCCGGAGCTGGGCACGGATGTCCCCAGAGCCCTGCGCCCCGCAGCGTGGgtgggggcacggggggggaACACagaggggacatgggggggggaCATGGAGCGGACATGCAGGTCTAGGAGGGACGTAGAGGGGACGTggaggggacggggagggaATATAAAGGGGACTTGGGGGGACACAAGGGGGACATGGACGGGATGTGGGGGGATATGGAGGGGATATGGAAAGGATgtgggggggacacagaggggacatggggggacatGGAGCAGACAtggaggggacacagagggGACATGATGGGGGCATGGAGGAGTTACAGGAGGAACACAAAGGGGACATGGAGGGGACGTGGTGAAGTTACAGAGGGGACATAGAGCACACAtggaggggacacagagggGATGTGGGGGGAACACGGAGGGGACACAGAGGGGATGTGGGGGGAACACGGAGGGGACACAGAGGGGATGTGGGGGGAACACGGAGGGGACACAGAGGGGATGCGGGGGGGCTGTGGATGGGACACAGGGAACACGGAGGGGCTGCAGAGGTGACATGGAGGGGACGTGGGGTGCCTACCACCAGGAAGAGGGTCTGGATCCGGCCGCAGAGCCTGCCGCAGGCGCCGGGGCCGCTCCGGGAGAACATGAGGTCGGTCGCGGGGACGCGGGCACAGGCCACCCGCCGCTccccctgcagcagccacagcagcacgTCGGGCACGCCGGCCTGTGGCTgcggggagagggagagggagagagagagagagagaccgGTGGGCTGAGACCGGCCAGAACTCATCACAGCGATGACCCCGCCCCGACACAGACAaccggccccggcccccacCTCGACAGCCGAGGCAACCACACGTCGCAGCCAGCCCTCGGCCACCGGCAGCAACGTGTCCCAGCCGGCTCTCGGtggcaccgccgccgccgcggccacGCGCCGGAGGAGGTGAAGACGGGCGGCCCGGAGGTGGGTGTCCAGCGGCGTGGGGGTGGGCTGCGCCTCCAGCTGGGGCAGTGCCCGCCTGCAAACAGCACCCCCCCAAAATGCCCcgtttccccccctccccggttgacctgttttccccaaaaaagCTTTGCTCCCCCCCCAAATGCCCCGTTTCCCCCACagttcccccccccaaatgtcCCGTTGCCCCCCAAAATGTCCCATTCTCCCCAAATGCCCCATCTTCTCTGCAATTGTCCCGTTTTCCCCCCAGGTGTCCTGTTGTCCTCTGAAATTCCTCATTTCCCCCCCAGTTGTCCCATTTTCTGCCCAAAtgccccattcccccccccaatGCCCCACGTCCCCCCCAAATATCCTGTTTTCCCCTCAATTGCCCTGTTTTCCTCCCCCAATGCCCCCATTTCCCCTCCCAAATGGccctttttcctccaaaataccCCGTTTGGCCCCCAACTGCCCCATTTTCCCCCAACTGTCTCTTTTTCCCCCGAAATGCCCCATCTCCCCCCAAATGCCCCATTTCCCTCCCAAATACCCCACTTTCCGCTCAGTTGACCCATTCCCCCCCCAAACGCCCCATTGTCCTCCAAAATTCCTCATTTTCCCCTGAAATGCCCCAtttccccccaaatcccccatTTCCCTTCCAAAATCCTACCCCCCCAATtaccccattccccccccccatgcccccaTTTCCCCCAAAtaccccattcccccccccccaaatgccccattcccccccccaaccactGCTTGGCAGGCCCAGCTGTCcccgtcctcccccccccggcagcaTCCCACCACCCCACTCCTTCGAGACACCCGAGACCCCCCACCCGAGGGACCACCGGCTCACCTGCAGTCCTGCGCCAGCTGACGCAGCAGCCTCCTGCCGATGTCCCCCCCGGCGTCCCCCCGGGCGTCCCGCAGCTCCGTCACGTTCCTCTCCTGCAAAGATGTCCCCAAACCATCCCGACCCGGAGTGGGGGggccgtgtgtgtgtgtgggggggggtcaCATCCCACCCCGCCATCACCCATGGGTGCTCACCAACCGCCGGCACACGGCACGCAGGAGGTTTAGGGTATCCCAACGGTGACCGGCGTCCTCCCAGGAGGAGGTGACAGCCGCCACCGGCTTGTCACCGTACCACGGCAGGTAGCGATAGCGGTTGCCTGTATCCGGAGAGCACCGAGCATCCCATGGGATGCCGGCGGGGACCACCcttgtgtgtgtccccccccagcccagcatcccGCTCACCATCGAAGAGGGGACAACCGTGCGGGGTGACGGAAGCGGCCGGCTTGCAGGTGACATCGCCCGTGTCCCCGTAATTGCCAAGACTGAGCTCAAAGCGCAGGAGCTCGGGGCCGGCTGGCACCATGGTGGCCGAATAGAAGACCCCGCACAACCCGAATCGGCGGCGGGGCAAGTGGCGCTGCGGCAAAAAAACAGGTTAaaatttccccccaaaatactcaaatggcacttaaaaaaaaaaaaagaccccaagGGTGACATCGCAccgtgtccccgtgtccccaccTGCACCCTGGCGATGTCCTCGGGGGCGATGGTGTCTCGCTGGCGCCCGTCCGGGGTCCCCATGTGGGTGCTGAGCTCCAGCAGCACCCGACCCCGATAAGCCACCCCGGTGTCCTGTAAAAttaggggtggggggggttggggtggcTAGgggtgtcgtgtcccccccccaaaatgggtGCTGTCCCCACTCTGGAACCCACTCACGGTGCTGGGTGTCCTGGCAGGATCCGGCCGGGGACCGTAGAAGGGGAGGAAGCTGGGTCCGAAGCAGGGTGAGAAGCCGGGGGTCCCCTCTGGGAGCGAAAGAGGGGGTTCAGTGGGTGAAAgggggggggtctgggtgctggggaccccccacccAAGGGTGGACCCTCCTCACCCTCAAGCTCGGCACCGGCGGAGGAGATTTGGGAGAGGTGGAGGGTGGCGGTGCCCAGGACTTTGCTGCTGCGGGACCTATGGGTGGACAGTGAAAGGGGTGGGGGTCCCCCCAAAACCGGCAGGAGTCCCCCAAAACCGGGGGGTGTCCCTCAAACCCGGAGGGGATGTCCCCCCACTTACCCGCTGAGGATGGCCAGCTGGATCTCATCACAGATGGGGGGCAGCTGTGGAGACAAAATTACAGGGGTGCATGGTGTTGAAAAGGGGGTGCACCCCCTTTTTTGGGGTAACCCTGCAttgggggggggtgcaggatgCGTGCCGGGACTGGGAAGGGGGGTCACCTCACCcgcagagggaagaagaagacCTCGTTCCACGTTGGGTTGGCGTCGGGGGGGCATCACCCGGGTGCAGAGCTGCATCGGGCAGAGCCGTGAGCCCCCCCCAAGCAggatctgcccccccccccccccgtcccctgcCCGGCACCCACCGTCCTGCCGGCGAAGGTGACCCGCACCGCCGCCGCCACGAAGCCCCTCTTGCCGCCAGCCGGTAGCACCGAGGGAAGGCATTGCCGAGCCGGTTCTGCTGCACCGGGCATGGGGAGaggtgggcgggggggggtcccccacatccacaccccccccgcccccaaaacccaccccGGTGCCCACCCTGCGGCAGGTCCTCGGCGCGGTAGACACGGAGCTGGAGCGTGGCGGCACACGGCGGTGGCCGCAGCAGGTTGGCTTCTACGTCCTCGTCCCGCGCcggctcctcctgctccttaCGGGGGGGATGGAAAAATGGggaccaacccccccccccgccagggaatatttttttggggggtggctggggaaggtggCGGGGGGCTCACCGGCACCGGCTCGCCGGCGCGAAGGACGGCCAGGCTGACGCGGAGGTACCCCCGGGACCCGGCGTCGGGGCGGTTCGGATGCTGCAGGCTCAGCCACTTCCAGCTCAAGCTGCGTCCTGGCACGGTGGGAGACCCCCGGCGTCGTCACCCCGGTGTCAGCCCGGCGTCACCGCGGTGTCACCCCAACCCTCTCGCCTACCCGGTGCGCGGTAGACGGTGCCGACGTCCAGCTGCGGGGACAGCGGAGCGGGTGAGAGCGGCCGAACCGCGGCGTGACACCCCGTTCCCGAGCCACCGTCCTCACCTGGAAGACGCCGATGACGGCTTCGGCGCGGGTGGCCCGTGAGTCCAGCACCTGTGATTTGGGGGGGACACGCAGCCGTCGGTGGCCACCCCgctgtccccgtccccaccAGTGCCACCGATCCCCTCCCCGACCTGGATGCGGATGGGTTCCGCCGCCAGCTGGGCGGGCGTCCGGTGGAAATTTTGGCAAAACACCTAGAAAATGGGCAAAAGGGGGTGAGGGCGGGGTGAGGGGACACCGGCGggtccccatgtcccctcccCGGCGTCACCTCGTTGTAGTAGGGATTGTTCCCCACTCGGATCCTGGTCCTGAAGCGGTGCTGGCCGATGAGGACCGTCACCACCGGCTTGATGTCATTGCCCTGGAGCTGGTGGCCTTCGATGATCCTCACCCGTACCTACGGGACAGGCGGTGACGTGGTGGCCGCCGGATGGGACATCCCCCCCGGGTCCCACCGTACCCATGGGTGCCATACCTGGAAatcctctttcctccctgccGGGGGCTTGCCGGGGCGGTGGGCTGTCGCCGGTGACACCGCCGGCGGTGGCACCGGTCCTTGCAGGGGGACCGCGGCGTCCCCGGCCGTGCCACGGGGGACGTAGGAGCAGCGGAGGGTGACGGTGCACTGCGAATGGATGGGTGGCACCCCAGACCGTGTCCGGCGGCACCCTAGGGTGCTGCTGGGTGGGTGCGTGGGTGGGTGCTTACCCCCGTGGGCTGTCCCCGCGGGTCCAGCAGCGGGACGTGGCTGAGGGCCAGCGGCAGCCCGGGGTTGGCCACCAACCGGTCCAGTGACACCGTGGTGGCACCCAGGTCCCTGCGGGGACAGGGGGACACAGTGAGGGTGGCCacactgcggggggggggtccccccagGGTGCCCATCCACGGGTGCTACTCACCCCCGGGGTGCCGGCTGGCCCCAGTGCCGGAGGCGCAGGGTCAGGCTGGCCGTGGGGTGCAGGGGACGCGTGCCCAGTGGCCATGCCAGcgtcttttgggggggggggagaggtgaCAAGGGGTCAGTGGGGTGACCCAAGTGTCCCCATGCCACCGCAGGCCACCCTGGGGTCACCTCACCTCATTCCAAGTGGGGCTGCGCTCCTCCGGCACCACCCGGGTGCTCCTGGGGacgcctggggggggggacgggaggGAGGGCGGTGGCACGTCAGGGTGGGGACGTCGGGGTGCAAGGGGAAGGCTGGCACTGTCCCCACGCGTGGGGACGGCCAGCGCTGTCACCAAGCGTGGCCGGCACCATCCCGTCCCACGAGGATGCCGCCCCGGTACACCAGGATGGCCGATGCCATCCCATCACGCGGCGACGGCCGACggtgtgtgccccccccccttccttgtACCCAGCGGTACCTCTGAAGCGGGCAGACACGTGCACACCGGGACCGGAGCCGGTGGCCCCGGGGATGTGGGCGCTGGCCACCAGCAGCCGCAGCATGGCCACATCCCTGAGCCACCGGGTGCTGTCACCGAGGCGCTGCCACCACGGCGCTGGGACGCGTTCCAGAATGGcactggtggggggggggacacgacgacagggacagggatgctgctgTTGGCTTGGGTCGGTGGGCGTCACCGTGTCACCGCGTGCCCCTGTCACCGGGTACCTacgtccccgtgtccccatgtCACTGTGTGCCCATGTCTGTGAGCACCCGTGTCACTGTGTCCGCAGGTACCCGCGTTCACGTGCACCCGTGTCTGCGTGTCACgctgtccctgtgtccccatgcCCATGTGTCCATGGGTCTGCTTGTACCTGTGGCACTGTGCTCACGGGTCCCCGTGTCACCGTGTCCCCACGTTGGTGTGTACCCATACCCATTTGTCTCAGTGTCCGTGTGTCCCCCTGGTCGCGTGTCCCCTTGTCCCCATGTCACTGTGTCCCCATGTCCACACGCCCCCATGTCCCACATCGCTTGTCCCCATGCCCATGTGTCCCCGTATCCCCACATCACTGTACCCCCGTATCTGTGTGTCCTTGCGTCCCCATGCCACTACGTCCCCATGTCCGTGCATCTCTATGTCCCCACGTCCATGTGTCCCCATGTCACTGTTTCTCCATGTCTGTGTGTCCCCGTGTCTCCATGTCACTATGTCCCCACGTCCACACGTCTGCATGTCCATGTGTCCCCGTGTCACTGCATCCCCACATCCACATGCTCCCGTGTCCACATGTCCCCATGTCACTCACTGCAACCCCATTTGCATGTGTCCCCATGTCCATATATCCCATGTCATCGCACCCCCATGTCCGTATATATTCCCATGTCACCGCATCCCCATATCCCTGCGTCCCTATGTCCCCATGTCCATATATCCCCGTGTCACCGcatccccatgtccctgtgtcctgatgtccccatgtccccatgtccaTACATCCCCACGTCCCCGCACCCCcatgtccccgtgtccccgcGCGTCCCCCCCGCCAAGCCCACACACTCCGCTCCGCGTTCCGCTCTCCGCCCTTTGatcccgccccgctccgctcctcTCCTCTCAAATCCAGCCTCCGCGGTTtacccgccgccccgccgcgccgcgcatgcgccggccgcgccccccccccccggggggggggcgcggccggcgcatgcgcggcgcggcggggcggcgggccgtGCGGGGCGGGATGCGCCGCGGGGAGCGGTAGGGCCATGTCGCAGCGCGGGGGGGACCGCGATCGCGACCGGGATCGCGACAGAGAACTGCAGTGGTCGGCGCGGAGGATGGGGACGTCGTTGCTTCTGCAGCTGTCGGTGCACGAACGGGAGCTGGACCTGGTCTGCCTGGACCACAGCTACGCCAAACCCTGGAGCGCCCACCCCGACGCCAGCGCCGCTCGTCCCACCCGCATGCTCTTCCTCACCCCGCGGCGGCAGCCCGGCACCGGCCTGTGAGCCCGGGGAGGGGGTtctggggggagcggggggctgcGAGGCCTgcctgggggctggggggggggggaagctgtgGGGCTGAGGGGCCTTTGTGGGAGTGGGAGGGATCCtgtggggcggggagggggtcTGTGAGGTGAtactgtggggctggggggtctgTGAGGGAACgtgtggggcgggggggggttcTGTGGGGCTGAGGGGTCTGTGTGGGGGCTGAGGGGGTTCCTGAGGGgcctgtggggcaggggagggggtcTGTGAGGTGATactctggggctggggggtctgTGAGAGAGAgtgtggggcggggggggttcTGTGGGGCTGAGGGGTCTGTGTGGGGGCTGAGGGGGTTCCTGAGGGgcctgtggggcaggggagggggtcTGTGAGGTGAtactgtggggctggggggtctgTGAGGGGAGAgtgtggggcggggggggttcTCTGGGGCTGAGGGGTCTGtgtgggggctgggggggggatcCTGAGGGGcctgtggggcaggggctgtTAAGCAAcagtgtggggctggggggtctgTGAGGGGAGAGTGGGGGGCCTGtggggtgtgtgggggtgtcCTGTGGGGCTGAGGGGCCTAtgtgggagctgggagaggtCCTGGGGGgcctgtgggatgggggggacacACCTGTTGGGTGAGGGGGCCTGTGTGAGGACTGGAGGGGGTCCTGAGGGGCCTGTGAGGGGAA
It encodes:
- the FER1L5 gene encoding LOW QUALITY PROTEIN: fer-1-like protein 5 (The sequence of the model RefSeq protein was modified relative to this genomic sequence to represent the inferred CDS: deleted 2 bases in 2 codons) produces the protein MLRLLVASAHIPGATGSGPGVHVSARFRGVPRSTRVVPEERSPTWNETLAWPLGTRPLHPTASLTLRLRHWGQPAPRGDLGATTVSLDRLVANPGLPLALSHVPLLDPRGQPTGCTVTLRCSYVPRGTAGDAAVPLQGPVPPPAVSPATAHRPGKPPAGRKEDFQVRVRIIEGHQLQGNDIKPVVTVLIGQHRFRTRIRVGNNPYYNEVFCQNFHRTPAQLAAEPIRIQVLDSRATRAEAVIGVFQLDVGTVYRAPGRSLSWKWLSLQHPNRPDAGSRGYLRVSLAVLRAGEPVPEQEEPARDEDVEANLLRPPPCAATLQLRVYRAEDLPQAEPARQCLPSVLPAGGKRGFVAAAVRVTFAGRTLCTRVMPPDANPTWNEVFFFPLRLPPICDEIQLAILSGSRSSKVLGTATLHLSQISSAGAELEEGTPGFSPCFGPSFLPFYGPRPDPARTPSTDTGVAYRGRVLLELSTHMGTPDGRQRDTIAPEDIARVQRHLPRRRFGLCGVFYSATMVPAGPELLRFELSLGNYGDTGDVTCKPAASVTPHGCPLFDGNRYRYLPWYGDKPVAAVTSSWEDAGHRWDTLNLLRAVCRRLERNVTELRDARGDAGGDIGRRLLRQLAQDCRRALPQLEAQPTPTPLDTHLRAARLHLLRRVAAAAAVPPRAGWDTLLPVAEGWLRRVVASAVEPQAGVPDVLLWLLQGERRVACARVPATDLMFSRSGPGACGRLCGRIQTLFLGSGDIRAQLRLRLWLGRVADSGDLPRHLEGTLRVYAETYENQTKLLGKWGSRGLLGRPGFSDSAGKAGLPRHKIRPPKGWRWDGPWTAEPQRRLLLDTETNVGEVLEEVYENESRRLGGEWAPAAAASTDASGAAVPPKDEVACPQGWHVTDGWRADVTGAVDEAGWEYGVSAAPGSPPPAWHAVEKTYHTHRRRRWLRTRRRDPGAQGREQDVAAFLRLVGAHSPEAAAGAEAWEYGSLWGCRFHLQPRAGDVCRRRCWHRHMVPTQPSPVAPLFLLEGSLGTEDPAEEDKPAAAERQSRGSIRTPPQQPVPLILCTFQRPNFFQLRCYIFQALELAPHGTKATADPVAHVSFVHVSQSTRVLPGTLDPLWDQTLLFHRVLLYGDPRGVRDEPPAVVVEVFDQDGGGAGGFLGRSVCTPDVWLDVGRRRPPRLRRYSLGGPGGPAGELLAAFELLHDAEDGSLAQLSTPPWRQGVFSVPLGIRPLLRLVALEVLAWGLRGLRSGVQAPSLEVQCGGRTLRTPTITDLAANPNFPINAFLLMLHLPAEEEYVPPIRLRVTDTRDFGYRPEVGQACVRSLGQYCCQPHGEGQPPGPGTPPPGSAAPWGRIAQILPRITTEKGAADKAAEEEEDEDEDEDDWWSKFYAATGDKAKSRRGTNRDRLKIYSCELEAVPEFEGLQDFCQTFPLYQSGGHPVAGEDPVPVGEFKGLFRIYPLPEDPGVPPPPRHFQELPPSQPQKCLVRVYVVRAFDLPPRDRNGLCDPYVRVSLGAKTLGQRDQYVPNTLEPVFGRLFEVTGTIPLEKDLRVSLLDYDLLPPDQEIGTTTIDLENRLLSRFRAHCGLPTLYRTTGPGRWRDQLPPSRALEHFARTRGLPSPEFNAEGTTVTFGDHTFLLSHFESGPPVHRHLGVPRERLALHVLRACHLVPEHLETRTLYSSTQPGLEQGKVQMWVDIFPASLGPPGPPVDITPRKPQRYELRCVVWNTRDVDLGDTNLAGQRMSDIYVTGWLDGLEEQRQRTDVHYRSLQGDGGFNWRFVFSFEYLAAEQLCVLPRKEHFWSLDETVLKVPPKLILQVWDNDKFSADDFLGVLELELTRLPQPAQHPQNCTPMGQGTPQSPWPWRGVRAPSRLSLFRQRRVRGWWPCTVQEGGKRRLSGKLELSLELLTAKEAEERPAGKGREDPNMYPTLLAPVRPEWSFLWLQAPLRSLRYGIWRQHRCRISLGLALLLLLALLLTFIYAAPGYLAMKLVNPLQSLQLASGEHPAGGAGKP